A DNA window from Bradyrhizobium sp. CCBAU 53421 contains the following coding sequences:
- the fdhD gene encoding formate dehydrogenase accessory sulfurtransferase FdhD — protein sequence MREPVRKAIRKVWRDGVFSDGARLIPEETPLALTYNGGTYAVMMGSPEDLGDFAVGFSLSEGIVQSADEIETLDIVALDDGIELRMWLKPDKAERIAERRRNIAGPTGCGLCGLDSISEAVRPAAVVPAGRIFSPREIMAAVAAVPPLQEINHQTRAVHAAAFWTAARGIVALREDVGRHNALDKLAGALARDKVAAGDGIVLLTSRLSVEMVQKTAAIGAPLIAAVSAPTALAVRMADAAGITLAAIARADGFEIFTHPERVTGAVPGKESAYVVVA from the coding sequence ATGCGCGAGCCGGTCCGCAAGGCTATCCGGAAAGTCTGGCGCGACGGCGTCTTCAGCGACGGCGCGCGCCTGATCCCGGAAGAGACGCCGCTGGCGCTGACCTATAATGGCGGCACTTACGCCGTGATGATGGGCTCGCCCGAGGACCTCGGCGACTTCGCGGTCGGATTCAGCCTGAGCGAAGGCATCGTGCAATCGGCCGACGAGATCGAGACGCTGGACATCGTCGCGCTCGACGACGGCATCGAGCTTCGGATGTGGCTCAAGCCTGACAAGGCCGAACGGATCGCCGAGCGGCGGCGCAACATCGCCGGCCCGACCGGCTGCGGCCTGTGCGGGCTCGATTCGATCAGCGAGGCGGTCCGGCCGGCCGCGGTGGTGCCCGCGGGTCGCATCTTCTCGCCGCGCGAGATCATGGCCGCGGTGGCGGCGGTCCCGCCGTTGCAGGAGATCAACCATCAGACCCGCGCCGTGCATGCCGCCGCGTTCTGGACCGCCGCGCGCGGCATCGTCGCGCTGCGCGAGGATGTCGGCCGTCACAACGCGCTCGACAAGCTCGCCGGCGCGCTGGCCCGCGACAAGGTCGCAGCCGGCGACGGCATCGTGCTCTTGACCAGCCGCCTCTCGGTGGAAATGGTGCAGAAGACCGCCGCGATCGGCGCGCCGCTGATCGCCGCCGTGTCGGCCCCGACCGCGCTCGCGGTCCGGATGGCGGATGCCGCCGGCATCACGCTCGCCGCGATCGCCCGCGCCGATGGATTTGAAATCTTTACGCATCCGGAACGCGTCACAGGCGCGGTGCCCGGCAAGGAGTCCGCCTATGTCGTCGTCGCCTGA
- a CDS encoding formate dehydrogenase subunit delta has product MSSSPDKLVYMANQIGKFFHSQGHDRAVQGISEHIWKFWDPRMRKQIFAHLDAGGAGLDPDVHDALQKLKQHA; this is encoded by the coding sequence ATGTCGTCGTCGCCTGACAAACTGGTCTATATGGCGAACCAGATCGGAAAATTCTTCCACAGCCAGGGGCACGACCGGGCCGTGCAGGGCATTTCCGAGCACATCTGGAAGTTCTGGGACCCGCGGATGCGCAAGCAGATCTTCGCCCATCTCGACGCCGGCGGCGCCGGCCTCGACCCCGACGTCCACGACGCCTTGCAGAAGCTGAAGCAGCACGCGTAG
- a CDS encoding bifunctional [glutamine synthetase] adenylyltransferase/[glutamine synthetase]-adenylyl-L-tyrosine phosphorylase encodes MNAAAPGNADRHHLAARFADGPRVAASVSADQRLTDWFAELEPVQSAALAALLEHPFARDILRGIAEFSPYLFELARADAARLIRILSCDPESHLAGLIETTSRDVLAAGSEADVMVLLRRMKAEAALMIALCDIGGVWPVMRVTAALTDIAVNSVQSALRYLFRQEVERGRMTAVDPDHPEVGSGLIVLAMGKMGAGELNYSSDIDLIVFFDRAATSLAEDIEPQPFFVRVTQAMARMLQQRSGDGYVFRVDLRLRPDPASTQVAISTDAALHYYEREGRTWERAAMIKARPCAGDPRASEALIGELAPFVWRKHLDFAALADVHDMKRQMQTYRGQSEISVEGHNVKVGRGGIREIEFFAQTQQLIAGGRHPELRVRPTLEALNVLAESNWITFEARDELTTAYEFLRRVEHRLQMIADEQTHSLPEAPEDVERFAHFFGYENREAFAKDLLGQLNIVQNHYGKLFEGDDPTGSAKLPDIDYGAGPEDGRLIEHLASLGFKKPVMVAGTVQQWIEGDYRALRVEATRAAFLEFIPGLIDGLADAEEPDDAVAAFDRFLGALQRGGRLISLLSQNRDFVALVALILGAAPRLGDMLARQPQIMDGLVDPRFFGAMPDKKELSERLATTLQDASSYEDFLDRLRLFGQESLFLIGTRILSGTVSAQHASTAFADVAEGIVHTVHGLVTDQFAAQYGRIKGQETAIVAMGRLGSREMTASSDLDLITLYDFDSEAPDSDGERSLHGAQYFARFTQRLISAFTTRTNYGVLYEVDMRLRPSGRAGPVASRIDSFADYQEREAWTWEHMALTRARVISSSPEFREKIEAIIRSVLTRPRDAASTAADVADMRRAIALEKGEDDVWDLKLAAGGLVDIDFIAQYLQLAYASVKPEILSVSTLQVLDNAAKLGLLGQSEAEILRSAARLYHDLTQILRLCVTGKFNPETAGEDLLRVMARAGDTPDFSALEARLRETQTEVRRVFNAIVGG; translated from the coding sequence ATGAATGCCGCCGCGCCGGGAAACGCGGATCGACACCATCTGGCCGCGCGGTTCGCGGATGGACCGCGTGTCGCCGCTTCCGTATCTGCCGATCAGCGCCTGACCGACTGGTTCGCCGAGCTCGAACCGGTGCAATCGGCTGCGCTCGCGGCGCTGCTGGAGCACCCGTTCGCACGGGACATCCTGCGCGGCATCGCCGAGTTCTCGCCCTATCTGTTCGAGCTCGCGCGCGCCGATGCCGCGCGGCTGATCCGGATCCTGTCCTGCGACCCGGAGTCGCATCTTGCGGGCCTGATCGAGACCACCTCGCGCGACGTGCTCGCCGCCGGCAGCGAGGCCGACGTGATGGTCCTGCTTCGCCGCATGAAGGCGGAAGCCGCGCTGATGATCGCGCTGTGCGACATCGGCGGCGTCTGGCCGGTGATGCGGGTGACGGCGGCGCTGACCGACATCGCCGTCAATTCGGTGCAGTCGGCGCTGCGCTATCTGTTCCGGCAGGAGGTCGAGCGCGGCCGCATGACCGCCGTCGATCCCGACCATCCGGAAGTGGGCTCGGGCCTGATCGTGCTCGCGATGGGCAAGATGGGTGCGGGCGAGCTGAACTATTCCAGCGACATCGACCTGATCGTGTTCTTCGATCGCGCAGCCACCTCGCTCGCCGAGGACATCGAGCCGCAGCCGTTCTTCGTCCGCGTCACCCAGGCGATGGCGCGGATGCTGCAGCAGCGCTCGGGCGACGGCTACGTGTTCCGCGTCGATCTCAGGCTGCGCCCGGACCCCGCCTCGACCCAGGTCGCGATCTCGACCGACGCGGCCTTGCATTATTACGAGCGCGAGGGGCGCACCTGGGAGCGCGCCGCGATGATCAAGGCGCGGCCCTGCGCCGGCGACCCCAGGGCAAGCGAAGCGCTGATCGGCGAACTCGCGCCATTCGTCTGGCGCAAGCATCTGGACTTCGCCGCGCTGGCCGACGTCCACGACATGAAGCGGCAGATGCAGACCTATCGCGGCCAGAGCGAGATCTCGGTCGAGGGCCACAACGTCAAGGTTGGCCGCGGCGGCATCCGCGAGATCGAGTTCTTCGCCCAGACCCAGCAACTGATCGCCGGCGGTCGCCATCCGGAGTTGCGGGTGCGGCCGACGCTGGAGGCGCTCAATGTGCTCGCCGAGAGCAACTGGATCACCTTTGAGGCGCGCGACGAGCTGACCACGGCCTACGAATTCCTGCGCCGGGTCGAGCACCGGCTGCAGATGATCGCCGACGAGCAGACCCATTCGCTGCCCGAAGCTCCCGAGGACGTCGAGCGCTTCGCGCATTTCTTCGGCTACGAGAATCGCGAGGCCTTTGCCAAAGACCTGCTCGGCCAGCTCAACATCGTGCAGAACCACTACGGCAAGCTGTTCGAGGGCGACGATCCGACCGGGAGCGCGAAGCTGCCGGATATCGACTATGGTGCCGGGCCCGAAGACGGCCGCCTGATCGAGCATCTCGCCAGCCTCGGCTTCAAGAAGCCTGTCATGGTCGCCGGCACCGTGCAGCAATGGATCGAGGGCGATTATCGCGCGCTGCGCGTGGAAGCGACGCGGGCGGCGTTCCTCGAATTCATTCCCGGCCTGATCGACGGTCTCGCGGATGCCGAGGAGCCTGACGATGCGGTGGCGGCGTTCGACCGTTTCCTGGGCGCGCTGCAGCGGGGCGGGCGGCTGATCTCGCTGCTCAGCCAGAACCGCGATTTCGTCGCGCTGGTGGCGCTGATCCTCGGTGCTGCGCCGCGGCTCGGCGACATGCTGGCGCGGCAGCCGCAGATCATGGACGGCCTGGTCGACCCGCGCTTCTTCGGCGCGATGCCGGACAAGAAGGAGCTGTCGGAGCGGCTCGCCACCACGCTGCAGGATGCGTCGTCCTATGAGGACTTCCTCGATCGTTTGAGATTGTTCGGCCAGGAGAGCCTGTTCCTGATCGGCACGCGGATCCTCTCCGGAACGGTGTCGGCGCAGCACGCCAGCACGGCCTTTGCCGATGTCGCCGAAGGCATTGTGCACACCGTGCACGGCCTCGTCACCGATCAGTTCGCCGCGCAGTATGGCCGGATCAAGGGGCAGGAGACCGCGATCGTCGCGATGGGCCGGCTCGGCAGCCGCGAGATGACGGCGTCCTCCGACCTCGATCTGATCACGCTCTACGATTTCGACAGCGAGGCGCCGGACTCCGACGGCGAGCGCTCGCTGCACGGCGCGCAGTATTTTGCCCGCTTCACCCAGCGCCTGATCAGCGCCTTCACGACCCGGACCAATTACGGCGTGCTCTACGAGGTCGACATGCGGCTGCGCCCGTCAGGTCGCGCCGGCCCGGTCGCCTCGCGGATCGATTCGTTCGCCGACTATCAGGAGCGCGAGGCCTGGACCTGGGAGCACATGGCGCTGACGCGCGCCCGCGTCATCTCGTCATCGCCGGAATTCCGCGAGAAGATCGAGGCGATCATCCGCAGCGTGCTGACCCGGCCGCGCGATGCGGCGTCGACCGCGGCCGACGTTGCCGACATGCGGCGCGCGATCGCGCTGGAGAAGGGCGAGGACGATGTCTGGGACCTCAAGCTCGCCGCCGGCGGGCTCGTCGACATCGATTTCATCGCGCAGTATCTCCAGCTCGCGTACGCCTCGGTGAAGCCGGAGATCCTCAGCGTCTCGACGCTGCAGGTGCTCGACAATGCCGCCAAGCTCGGCCTGCTCGGGCAGTCCGAGGCCGAGATCCTGCGCTCGGCGGCGCGGCTCTACCATGACCTGACGCAGATCCTGCGGCTCTGCGTCACCGGCAAGTTCAATCCGGAGACCGCGGGCGAAGATTTGCTGCGCGTGATGGCACGGGCCGGCGACACGCCGGATTTCTCCGCGCTCGAAGCCCGCCTGCGCGAGACCCAGACCGAGGTGCGGCGGGTGTTCAATGCGATTGTGGGCGGGTAG
- a CDS encoding HAMP domain-containing sensor histidine kinase, whose amino-acid sequence MTAFGKLIRTTAFRLTLVYLFLFALFAASLLAYFAWNTRRLITEQITTTVNVEIGEITAIYNRRGLHGLLTTMGNRALRPGANLYLLTAPNGQALAGNVGSLAPGVMSMQGWTETAYRRIDDQDKTDHRALVRVAEMDNGFRLLVGRDLEERRRLFGIVAKAAQWSILVVVVLGIGGGIFVARRVLHRIDAMTGTTRRIMAGDLSGRLPVGRSGDELDRLAENLNVMLERIEALMTGLKEVSDNIAHDLKTPLTRLRNRAEEALARSSSEADYRAALERTIEESDGLIRTFNALLMIARAESGQARGNMDDFDGADVANGIHELYEPLAEDDGMTLQVKTAPAPIHGNRELISQAVANLVENAIKYGKPDAAVEPLKADAREILIEARREGDQVLLSVTDHGPGIPEGDRKHAVERFVRLEASRTLPGSGLGLSLASAVATLHGGELRLGDAHPGLVATLVLPARAGGSDRLAAQTQDVPQKAA is encoded by the coding sequence GTGACGGCATTCGGTAAACTGATCCGGACCACGGCGTTTCGGCTGACGCTGGTCTACCTGTTCCTGTTCGCGCTGTTTGCCGCCTCGCTGCTGGCTTACTTCGCCTGGAACACGCGGCGGCTGATCACCGAGCAGATCACCACGACCGTCAACGTCGAGATCGGCGAGATCACCGCGATCTATAACCGTCGCGGCCTGCACGGCCTGCTGACCACGATGGGCAATCGTGCGCTGCGGCCGGGCGCCAACCTCTATCTCCTGACCGCGCCGAACGGGCAGGCGCTGGCCGGCAATGTCGGCTCGCTGGCGCCGGGCGTGATGAGCATGCAGGGCTGGACCGAGACCGCCTATCGCCGGATCGACGACCAGGACAAGACCGATCATCGCGCGCTGGTGCGGGTCGCCGAGATGGACAACGGCTTCCGCCTGCTGGTCGGGCGCGACCTCGAGGAACGGCGGCGGCTGTTCGGCATCGTCGCCAAGGCGGCGCAATGGTCGATCCTCGTCGTCGTCGTGCTCGGCATCGGCGGCGGCATCTTCGTCGCCCGCCGCGTGCTGCACCGGATCGACGCCATGACCGGCACCACCAGGCGCATCATGGCGGGCGATCTGTCCGGCCGGCTGCCGGTCGGCCGCAGCGGCGACGAGCTCGACCGTCTCGCGGAAAATCTCAACGTCATGCTGGAGCGCATCGAGGCGCTGATGACGGGGTTGAAGGAGGTCTCCGACAACATCGCCCACGACCTCAAGACCCCGCTGACGCGGCTGCGCAACCGCGCCGAGGAGGCGCTGGCGCGCTCCAGCAGCGAGGCCGATTATCGCGCGGCGCTGGAGCGAACGATCGAGGAGTCCGACGGCTTGATCCGCACCTTCAACGCGCTGTTGATGATCGCGCGTGCCGAGTCCGGCCAGGCGCGCGGCAACATGGACGATTTCGACGGCGCCGATGTCGCCAACGGCATTCACGAATTGTACGAGCCGCTGGCCGAGGACGATGGCATGACGCTGCAAGTGAAGACCGCGCCGGCGCCGATTCACGGCAACCGCGAATTGATCAGCCAGGCGGTTGCCAACCTGGTCGAGAACGCTATCAAATACGGCAAGCCCGACGCGGCCGTGGAGCCGCTGAAGGCCGATGCGCGGGAGATCCTGATCGAGGCGCGGCGCGAGGGCGATCAGGTTCTGCTCAGCGTCACCGACCATGGGCCTGGTATCCCCGAGGGCGACCGCAAGCACGCGGTGGAGCGCTTCGTCCGGCTCGAGGCGAGCCGCACCTTACCCGGTTCCGGTCTCGGCCTCAGCCTGGCTTCGGCGGTGGCCACGCTCCATGGCGGCGAGCTGCGGCTCGGTGACGCCCATCCGGGGCTGGTGGCCACCCTGGTGCTGCCGGCGCGGGCCGGCGGCAGTGACAGGCTTGCGGCTCAAACGCAGGATGTGCCACAGAAGGCGGCATGA
- a CDS encoding response regulator transcription factor: MRILIIEDDRESADYLVKAFREVGYIADLASDGEEGLSMAETGDYDVLVVDRMLPKRDGLSLIGMLRDKGNRTPVLILSALGQVDDRIKGLRAGGDDYLPKPYSFAELLARVEVLSRRNVGPAEETTYRVGDLELDRLSHRVARGKDELTLQPREFRLLEYLMKHAGQVVTRTMLLENVWDYHFDPQTNVIDVHISRLRSKIDKGFERPLLHTIRGAGYMIRDGIR; the protein is encoded by the coding sequence ATGCGCATCCTGATCATCGAAGACGACCGCGAGTCAGCCGACTATCTAGTCAAGGCGTTCCGTGAGGTCGGCTATATCGCCGATCTCGCCTCCGACGGTGAGGAGGGTCTGTCGATGGCGGAGACCGGCGATTACGACGTGCTGGTGGTGGATCGCATGCTGCCGAAGCGGGACGGTCTGTCACTGATCGGCATGCTGCGCGACAAGGGCAACCGGACGCCGGTGCTGATCCTGTCGGCGCTCGGCCAGGTCGATGATCGCATCAAGGGCCTGCGCGCCGGCGGCGACGACTATCTGCCGAAACCCTATTCGTTCGCCGAGCTGCTCGCGCGCGTCGAGGTGCTGTCGCGGCGCAATGTCGGGCCGGCCGAGGAGACCACCTACCGGGTCGGCGACCTCGAGCTCGACCGGCTGTCGCATCGCGTCGCCCGAGGCAAGGATGAGCTGACCTTGCAGCCACGCGAGTTCCGCCTGCTCGAATATCTGATGAAGCATGCAGGCCAGGTGGTGACGCGCACCATGCTGCTCGAGAACGTCTGGGATTATCATTTCGATCCGCAGACCAACGTGATCGACGTCCACATCTCGCGGCTGCGCTCCAAGATCGACAAGGGCTTTGAGCGGCCGCTGCTGCATACCATCCGCGGCGCGGGGTATATGATCCGTGACGGCATTCGGTAA
- a CDS encoding Do family serine endopeptidase produces the protein MTDRPDLSSLPSYKAPKRSLFSARKLALMASVVAGLGAATYGFSPTHNPADLFTTPAHAQVNNEVKKVQQPIGFADIVERVKPSVISVKVNIREKVAKDDSGNNDDSPFQPGSPMERFFRRFGGPDGLPPGLRGGPRGGGVVTGQGSGFFISADGFAVTNNHVVDGADKVEVTTDDGKTYSAKVIGTDPRTDLALIKVEGGSNFQFAKLSDTKPRIGDWVLAVGNPFGLGGTVTAGIVSASGRDIGNGPYDDFIQIDAPVNKGNSGGPAFDVSGEVMGVNTAIYSPSGGSVGIAFSIPAQTVKSVVAQLKDKGSVSRGWIGVQIQPVTSDIADSLGMKKAEGALVAEPQANGPAAKAGIESGDVITAVNGEPVKDARELARTIGGLAPGNAVKLNVLHKGQDKTVNLTLGQLPNSLEAKADTDNNSDKGNSSRGTDVPKLGLTVAPANSVAGAGKEGVVVTEVDPKSAAAERGFKEGDVILEVAGKSVGTAGEVRDAITAARNDNKNSVLMRVKSGGSSRFVAVPLAKG, from the coding sequence ATGACCGACCGTCCCGACCTCTCGTCCCTTCCGTCCTACAAGGCGCCGAAGCGCTCGCTGTTCTCTGCCCGTAAACTCGCGCTGATGGCGTCGGTCGTGGCCGGCCTCGGTGCCGCCACCTACGGCTTCAGCCCCACCCACAACCCGGCCGACCTGTTCACGACCCCCGCGCATGCGCAGGTCAACAACGAGGTCAAGAAGGTTCAGCAGCCGATCGGCTTCGCCGACATCGTCGAGCGCGTGAAGCCGTCGGTGATCTCGGTCAAGGTCAACATTCGCGAGAAGGTGGCCAAGGACGACAGCGGCAACAATGACGATTCGCCGTTCCAGCCGGGTTCGCCGATGGAGCGCTTCTTCCGCCGCTTCGGCGGTCCGGATGGCTTGCCCCCGGGTCTGCGCGGCGGACCGCGTGGCGGTGGCGTGGTGACGGGCCAGGGCTCCGGCTTCTTCATCTCGGCTGACGGCTTTGCCGTGACCAACAATCACGTCGTCGACGGCGCCGACAAGGTCGAAGTCACCACCGACGACGGCAAGACCTATTCCGCCAAGGTGATCGGCACCGATCCGCGCACCGACCTCGCGCTGATCAAGGTCGAGGGCGGCTCCAACTTCCAGTTCGCCAAGCTCTCCGACACCAAGCCGCGCATCGGCGACTGGGTGCTGGCGGTCGGCAATCCGTTCGGCCTCGGCGGCACCGTGACCGCGGGCATCGTCTCGGCCTCCGGCCGCGACATCGGCAACGGCCCGTATGACGATTTCATCCAGATCGATGCGCCCGTGAACAAGGGCAATTCGGGCGGCCCGGCGTTCGACGTCTCCGGTGAGGTGATGGGCGTCAACACCGCGATCTACTCGCCGTCCGGCGGCAGCGTCGGCATCGCGTTCTCGATCCCGGCCCAGACCGTCAAGAGCGTGGTTGCCCAGCTCAAGGACAAGGGCTCGGTCAGCCGCGGCTGGATCGGCGTCCAGATCCAGCCGGTGACCTCCGACATCGCCGACAGCCTCGGCATGAAGAAGGCCGAAGGCGCGCTCGTTGCCGAACCGCAGGCCAACGGCCCCGCGGCCAAGGCCGGCATCGAGTCCGGCGACGTCATCACCGCCGTCAACGGCGAGCCGGTGAAGGATGCGCGCGAGCTCGCCCGCACCATCGGCGGCCTCGCGCCCGGCAATGCCGTGAAGTTGAACGTGCTGCACAAGGGTCAGGACAAGACCGTCAACCTGACGCTCGGCCAGTTGCCGAACAGCCTGGAAGCCAAGGCTGACACCGACAACAACAGCGACAAGGGCAATTCGTCCCGTGGCACCGACGTGCCGAAGCTGGGCCTCACCGTGGCGCCTGCCAACAGCGTGGCCGGCGCCGGCAAGGAAGGCGTGGTCGTGACCGAAGTCGATCCCAAGAGTGCTGCCGCTGAGCGGGGCTTCAAGGAAGGCGACGTGATCCTCGAGGTCGCCGGCAAGTCCGTCGGCACCGCCGGTGAGGTGCGTGATGCGATCACCGCGGCGCGCAATGACAACAAGAACAGCGTTCTCATGCGCGTGAAGAGCGGCGGTTCGTCGCGCTTTGTGGCAGTGCCTTTGGCCAAGGGATAA
- a CDS encoding cytochrome c-type biogenesis protein: MRSRALAAAVFAMSLMLGAMPARAVLPDEIMSDPAKEARARELSKELRCMVCQNQSIDDSEAPLARDLRLLVRERIAAGDSDRQVIDFLVARYGEFVLLKPRLNEHTLVLWLTPPLALLLGGFALWRLGRRRPNPAAGGGDSGPGLTPDEAARLERLLAAESAPDKPR, from the coding sequence ATGCGGTCGCGCGCGCTTGCAGCCGCCGTGTTTGCGATGAGCCTGATGCTCGGCGCGATGCCGGCGCGGGCGGTGCTGCCCGACGAGATCATGTCGGATCCGGCGAAGGAGGCGAGGGCGCGCGAGCTTTCGAAAGAGCTGCGCTGCATGGTCTGCCAGAACCAGTCGATCGACGATTCGGAGGCGCCGCTGGCACGCGACCTCCGCCTCTTGGTGCGCGAGCGCATCGCGGCCGGCGACAGCGACCGCCAAGTGATCGATTTCCTGGTCGCCCGCTACGGCGAATTCGTGCTGCTGAAGCCGCGCCTCAACGAGCACACGCTGGTGCTGTGGCTGACCCCGCCTTTGGCGCTTCTGCTGGGCGGTTTCGCGCTCTGGCGGCTCGGTCGGCGCAGGCCGAATCCGGCCGCTGGCGGGGGCGATTCCGGCCCGGGATTGACGCCGGACGAAGCAGCGCGGCTGGAACGGCTGCTGGCGGCCGAATCCGCGCCGGACAAGCCGCGTTAG
- a CDS encoding heme lyase CcmF/NrfE family subunit, whose product MIAESGHYALVLALGLALIQSIVPIVGARWRDAALMNVARSTALAQLLFVAASFAALVTLHVSSDFSVANVFENSHSLKPLLYKITGVWGNHEGSMLLWVSILALFGGLVAAFGNNLPLSLRAHVLAVQAWVASAFYLFILITSNPFLRIANPPLEGRDLNPVLQDIGLAVHPPMLYLGYVGFSISFSFAVAALLEGRIDAAWARWVRPWTLMAWIFLTLGIAMGSYWAYYELGWGGWWFWDPVENASLMPWLAGTALLHSALVMEKRNALKVWTVLLSILTFSLSLLGTFLVRSGVLTSVHAFATDPTRGVFILLILFVFIGGSLSLYAWRAPALKQGGLFAPISREGALVLNNLLLTTACATVFIGTLYPLALEVLTGEKISVGAPFFNFTFAPLFVPLLLAVPFGPLLAWKRGDLLGAAQRLMVAGIVALVAIALVLAWTYGGATLAPLAIGLAAFVIMGALCDLAERIALFRIPLSLSLRRARGLPRATWGTAFAHAGLGVALIGIVCETTWNSEYIGSMKPDDVAKVAGYELRLDGLNPRQGPNFREMVAQFTVTRDGEKVSVMTPSKRNFTTRGASTTEAALLTRGASQLYISLGDTTADGAIAVRIYHKPLVLMIWWGPVLMAFGGLLSLSDRRLRVGAPKPAKSAARALQAAE is encoded by the coding sequence GTGATCGCCGAAAGCGGACATTATGCCCTGGTGCTGGCTCTTGGGCTCGCGCTGATCCAGTCGATCGTGCCGATCGTCGGCGCGCGCTGGCGCGATGCGGCGCTGATGAACGTCGCGCGCTCGACCGCGCTGGCGCAATTGCTGTTCGTCGCGGCGTCGTTCGCGGCGCTGGTGACCTTGCACGTCAGCTCGGATTTCTCGGTCGCCAATGTCTTCGAGAATTCGCATTCGCTGAAGCCGCTGCTCTACAAGATCACCGGCGTGTGGGGAAACCATGAAGGCTCGATGCTGCTGTGGGTGTCGATCCTGGCGCTGTTCGGCGGCCTCGTCGCCGCCTTCGGCAACAATCTGCCGCTGTCCCTGCGTGCGCATGTGCTGGCGGTGCAGGCCTGGGTCGCCAGCGCCTTCTATCTGTTCATCCTGATCACCTCGAACCCGTTCCTGCGCATCGCCAACCCGCCGCTCGAGGGACGCGACCTCAATCCGGTGCTGCAGGACATCGGCCTCGCGGTGCATCCGCCGATGCTCTATCTCGGCTATGTCGGCTTCTCGATCTCGTTCTCGTTCGCGGTGGCGGCGCTGCTGGAGGGGCGGATCGACGCCGCCTGGGCGCGCTGGGTGCGGCCGTGGACGCTGATGGCGTGGATATTCCTCACGCTCGGCATCGCGATGGGCTCCTACTGGGCCTATTACGAGCTCGGCTGGGGCGGCTGGTGGTTCTGGGATCCGGTCGAGAACGCCTCGCTGATGCCGTGGCTCGCCGGCACGGCGCTGCTGCATTCGGCGCTGGTGATGGAGAAGCGCAACGCGCTGAAGGTCTGGACCGTGCTGCTGTCGATCCTGACCTTCTCGCTGTCGCTGCTCGGCACCTTCCTGGTGCGCTCCGGCGTCTTGACCTCGGTCCACGCCTTCGCAACCGATCCGACCCGCGGCGTGTTCATCCTGCTGATCCTGTTCGTCTTCATCGGCGGCAGCCTGTCGCTTTATGCCTGGCGCGCGCCGGCGCTGAAGCAGGGCGGGCTGTTCGCGCCGATCTCGCGCGAAGGCGCGCTGGTGCTCAACAATCTCCTGCTCACCACCGCCTGCGCGACGGTGTTCATCGGCACGCTGTATCCGCTGGCGCTGGAGGTCCTCACCGGCGAGAAGATCTCGGTCGGTGCGCCGTTCTTCAATTTCACCTTCGCGCCGCTGTTCGTGCCGCTGCTGCTGGCGGTGCCGTTCGGGCCGCTGCTGGCCTGGAAGCGCGGCGACCTGCTCGGCGCGGCGCAGCGGCTGATGGTGGCCGGCATCGTCGCGCTGGTTGCGATCGCGCTGGTGCTTGCGTGGACCTATGGCGGCGCGACCCTGGCGCCGCTCGCGATCGGGCTCGCGGCCTTCGTCATCATGGGCGCGTTGTGTGACCTCGCCGAGCGTATCGCGCTGTTCCGGATTCCGCTGTCGCTCTCGCTGCGCCGCGCCCGCGGCCTGCCGCGCGCGACCTGGGGCACCGCGTTCGCGCATGCCGGGCTCGGCGTCGCGCTGATCGGGATCGTCTGCGAGACCACCTGGAACAGCGAATATATCGGGTCCATGAAGCCGGACGACGTCGCCAAGGTCGCCGGCTACGAGCTGCGGCTCGACGGCCTCAACCCGCGGCAGGGGCCGAATTTCCGCGAGATGGTCGCGCAATTCACCGTCACCCGTGACGGCGAGAAGGTCAGCGTGATGACGCCATCGAAGCGCAACTTCACCACCCGCGGCGCCTCGACCACCGAGGCCGCGCTGCTGACCCGTGGCGCCAGCCAGCTGTACATCTCGCTCGGCGATACCACGGCCGATGGCGCCATCGCGGTGCGGATCTATCACAAGCCGCTGGTGCTGATGATCTGGTGGGGGCCGGTGCTGATGGCGTTCGGCGGGCTGCTGTCGCTGTCTGACCGCCGCCTCAGGGTTGGCGCGCCGAAGCCGGCCAAGTCGGCGGCGCGCGCATTGCAGGCGGCCGAGTGA